The following DNA comes from Verrucomicrobiia bacterium.
CACGCCCATTGCTTGGAGAAATCCGTAACCGGTGTTTTCACCTCTTCCGTCGTAATGATGCCATGGTCTGTTTCGAAGAATGGCAGATGCACCGAGACGATGCGTTGTGCTTGTTCAGGGGTCGCCAAGCGCGACCAGAGCGGAAAGAAACCGGCGACCGTCCGCATATTGCTGCGGCGACCACGGCGCATGTCGTAGTCGTAATAAAACCCCGCGTCTTCATCCCAAAGAATCTCGTTTACCGTAGCGCGCCGCTCCTCAGCTATGGCCGTCCACTTTTGCTCTTCGTAATCTTCCTTGAGCAGATGCGCAATGCGTACGAAATCCGTTTCGTATTGATAGAGCAGAGCGTTGAGATCAATGGGCACGAAGTCCAAGCAACGGTCTTCAAAACGCGGTGTCATGTCCCAGCCAGATTCCGCCTCAGCCGCCGTGTGCCAGATGTTCAGGTCGTAGTAACGCGAAAGGCCCCGATAGACTTCGCGGTCATCCGGAAATTTCTTTCCCCGCCACACTTCAGTGTATTCTTTCTTGGCCACCTCTTCCTGGATCTTCAACCAGCCATTCAAAGTATCTTCCGGCACACCCAAACGGCGTTTCGCCAGATAGCTCTTCCAGATCATAGAGGTGAGAAACGGCGGCTGCGAACGGCTCAGGTGGTAATAGCGGCTGGCGTTCGGAATGCGCCCAAAACGCTTCATCAGATAGAGAACATTCTCAGTGATGTCCGTGATGAGTTCATCATGTTCACTCCCTTCGAGACCAAGGATCATGAAGTAGCTGTCCCAATAGTACAGCTCCTTGAACATATCGTGATTGGTGCAGAGATACCGCCTTGGTAGTCCTATCAAGGTTCCCTCATCGGCGATCTGGTGACGGATGATGCGGGACCAATAATTCTTGATGTAGTCCAAACATGGACCGTACTTCCGCACATCAATCTTCCCATCGGCCGTGTCAGCCATAGCGAGAAGAATTTAGCTAGAAGCATACCACCGAAAGGCAGCATATCTCCTTGAATTCCGTGGTGCTGACATGCGCCAAAACCATCTTTTCTTGCAAAGTGCGAAAGAGCTTTTCCAACGCATTGCACTTTTCTGATTCAGCGTTTGACTTGTGTGTGCGTGTAGCCCTTATTTCTAGGCCTTTATGTTTTGGAAAACCGCCCTGCTTTTTCTGGCGGCCTTGCTGCCGTTCTCGCCTGCCCTGCATGCAGGTACGTTTGTACAATTTCGCACAACCGTCGGAGATATCGAATTGGAGCTCTATGACCAGGACAAGCCAGTTACTGTGACGAATTTTTTATACTACGTCACCAAAGGTTATACGAATGACATGTTCATCCATCGCTGGGTGCCCGGTTTTGTCATACAAGGAGGCTTGACCTATGTGGCTAACCGGCAGACTTCGCCGATCATCAACTTCATCAGCACAAAACCAGCGATCACCAACGAATACAGCGTGGGACGAACTTTCAGCAATACGAACGGCACCATCGCGATGGCCAGAAGTTCGCAGGTCAACTCTGCGACTTCCCAATGGTTCATCAATTTGAACAACAATTCTTTTCTAGATGCTGACAATGGCGGATTCACAGTTTTTGGCCGTGTCATCCGGGGTTACGACGTATTGGAAAAATTTTCAACTACTACAACTGTCATGTGGAGAGCATCCACAGGGTCAGACCCCTTGAAGGAGATTCCAGTAATTTCTTCTACGCCAACTCTAAACCATCTCGTCTTTGTGGACATCACCCTGCTCAATGTCCGTATCAGCGATACCGGCTCTGGCAGGCTCATCCAGTGGCGCAGCGTGAAGGACAAGGTCAATCTGGTGGAATACACCACGGTGTTCCCGCCCGTCTGGCAACCACTGGCGACTCCTTTCGGCACCGGTAGCGATATGTCGAAAATAGATACCTCAGGAGACACCAAACGCTTTTACCGAGTGCGGGTGGACTATTGAGCACTCAAAAAATCCGCGCTTCCCCTGACCGCCCCCTTGGTGTTTAGATTTCTACGATTCGATATTCGACTATGAGCAAGACTGCATTGTTGTTTGCGGGCCAAGGTGCCCAAGCCGTCGGCATGGGTAAAGACCTCGCCGAACAGTTTCCCACCGCCAAGGCTTTGTTTGAAAAGGCCAATTCGGTGCTGGGCTATGACCTCGCCACCATCTGCTTCAACGGACCTGAAGCGGAATTGACCAAGACGGAAAACGCCCAGCCCGGCATCTATCTCGTGAGCTGGGTTGCCTTGCAGTTGCTCAAAGAAAAGGTTCCCTCGCTGAAGTTTGATGCGACAGCCGGTTTGTCCCTGGGTGAATTCACCGCTCTCGCTGCTGCAGGTGTGATGAGCTTTGAGGATGGCTTGAAAGTCGTCCAGCAACGCGGCCGCTTCATGCAGGAAGCCTGCGAAGCCACCCAAGGCGGCATGGCGGCGATCATCGGCTTGGATGAAGGTCCGACCCGTGAAGCCTGTCAGGAATCGGGTGTCGTACTCGCCAATCTGAACTGCCCCGGCCAGCTCGTCATCTCCGGTCCGGCAGATAAGATCAATCAAGCCTGCGAAGCCGCGAAGGCCAAGGGTGCCAAGCGCGCCATTCCTCTAACTGTAGCCGGAGCTTATCACTCCCCACTCATGGCCAGCGCGCAGCCCAAGCTGAAGGATGCACTCGCGCAAGTTCCCATCAACCGTCCCGCTGTCCCGGTCATCGGCAATGTCCGTGCCTTGCCTCATGGCGAACCGGCGGAGATCCATCAACTGCTCGTGGATCAGGTGACTTCCTCCGTGCGTTGGGAAGAATCCATCCGTTATCTGCTCGCGCAAGGTTACACCCGCTTCATCGAACTCGGACCCGGCACCGCTCTGACCGGTTTCATGAAGCGTATCGACAAAACAGCGCAGGTGTTGAACGTGGCTGATGCTGCGAGTCTGGAAACAACGGCAAAGTCATTGAACGCGTAAGCATTCTTAAACTCATTATCTGGCTGAGGCGTGGAAC
Coding sequences within:
- a CDS encoding trehalase family glycosidase, with amino-acid sequence MADTADGKIDVRKYGPCLDYIKNYWSRIIRHQIADEGTLIGLPRRYLCTNHDMFKELYYWDSYFMILGLEGSEHDELITDITENVLYLMKRFGRIPNASRYYHLSRSQPPFLTSMIWKSYLAKRRLGVPEDTLNGWLKIQEEVAKKEYTEVWRGKKFPDDREVYRGLSRYYDLNIWHTAAEAESGWDMTPRFEDRCLDFVPIDLNALLYQYETDFVRIAHLLKEDYEEQKWTAIAEERRATVNEILWDEDAGFYYDYDMRRGRRSNMRTVAGFFPLWSRLATPEQAQRIVSVHLPFFETDHGIITTEEVKTPVTDFSKQWAWPNGWAPLQWIVISGLEKYGYHKEALRISEKWVNLVNRVFEENHVNFEKYNVVDGTRAIPDRYPDQAGFGWTNAVFARLVHFLKTGHLWPENSYAPPRTH
- a CDS encoding peptidylprolyl isomerase codes for the protein MFWKTALLFLAALLPFSPALHAGTFVQFRTTVGDIELELYDQDKPVTVTNFLYYVTKGYTNDMFIHRWVPGFVIQGGLTYVANRQTSPIINFISTKPAITNEYSVGRTFSNTNGTIAMARSSQVNSATSQWFINLNNNSFLDADNGGFTVFGRVIRGYDVLEKFSTTTTVMWRASTGSDPLKEIPVISSTPTLNHLVFVDITLLNVRISDTGSGRLIQWRSVKDKVNLVEYTTVFPPVWQPLATPFGTGSDMSKIDTSGDTKRFYRVRVDY
- the fabD gene encoding ACP S-malonyltransferase — translated: MSKTALLFAGQGAQAVGMGKDLAEQFPTAKALFEKANSVLGYDLATICFNGPEAELTKTENAQPGIYLVSWVALQLLKEKVPSLKFDATAGLSLGEFTALAAAGVMSFEDGLKVVQQRGRFMQEACEATQGGMAAIIGLDEGPTREACQESGVVLANLNCPGQLVISGPADKINQACEAAKAKGAKRAIPLTVAGAYHSPLMASAQPKLKDALAQVPINRPAVPVIGNVRALPHGEPAEIHQLLVDQVTSSVRWEESIRYLLAQGYTRFIELGPGTALTGFMKRIDKTAQVLNVADAASLETTAKSLNA